From a region of the Nitrospirota bacterium genome:
- the pstA gene encoding phosphate ABC transporter permease PstA, which translates to MPSRFPSDRPYGRALRKRLDILVAGAGLLAMLASIATLLILLAGLAMDGGPHLSWKFFTSYPSRFPDAAGILPAWVGTMLVMVVTAVTAVPLGIAAAVYLEEYAPRHWVTDLIEINMANLAGVPSIIYGLMALGLLVYQLHLGQSILTAGLTLALLILPIVVMATREALRTVPQSIREAAGALGATKWQTVWDHVLPAATGGILTGLILALSRAIGESAPLMTIGALSFIAFLPHEPWQTDFPFVSFEWLLDPFTVMPIQMFNWVSRPQEAFHRIAAAAGLLLMVMTLAMNGLAIYIRARYRKHIQW; encoded by the coding sequence ATGCCTTCTAGGTTCCCCTCGGACAGGCCGTACGGTCGGGCCCTCCGAAAGCGTCTGGATATCCTGGTTGCCGGCGCCGGACTGCTGGCCATGCTGGCGAGCATCGCCACGTTGCTCATCTTGCTCGCCGGATTGGCCATGGACGGGGGCCCGCACCTCTCCTGGAAGTTTTTCACCTCATACCCGTCCCGATTCCCCGATGCCGCGGGCATCCTGCCGGCCTGGGTCGGCACCATGTTGGTGATGGTCGTGACCGCCGTGACCGCCGTTCCGCTGGGCATCGCGGCCGCCGTCTATCTGGAGGAATATGCGCCTCGCCACTGGGTCACCGATCTTATCGAGATCAACATGGCGAACCTGGCCGGTGTGCCGTCGATCATCTATGGACTTATGGCGCTGGGACTGTTGGTGTACCAGTTGCATTTGGGCCAAAGCATCCTGACAGCCGGGCTCACCTTGGCGCTGCTGATCCTGCCGATCGTCGTCATGGCCACCCGCGAGGCGTTACGGACAGTGCCGCAGAGCATCCGCGAAGCCGCCGGCGCCCTCGGTGCCACCAAATGGCAAACGGTGTGGGACCACGTGCTCCCCGCCGCCACCGGGGGCATCCTGACCGGCTTGATCCTGGCGCTCTCCCGGGCCATCGGAGAGAGCGCGCCGCTCATGACGATCGGCGCCCTGTCCTTCATCGCCTTCCTGCCGCATGAACCCTGGCAAACGGACTTCCCGTTTGTTTCGTTCGAATGGCTGCTCGATCCCTTCACCGTCATGCCTATCCAGATGTTCAATTGGGTGTCCCGACCGCAAGAGGCCTTTCACAGGATCGCCGCCGCCGCAGGCTTGCTCCTCATGGTGATGACCCTGGCCATGAACGGCCTCGCCATCTACATCCGCGCCCGTTATCGGAAACACATCCAATGGTAA